One genomic segment of Eriocheir sinensis breed Jianghai 21 chromosome 66, ASM2467909v1, whole genome shotgun sequence includes these proteins:
- the LOC126987748 gene encoding uncharacterized protein LOC126987748, with protein sequence MFWARRKPERTSHTTQHAQSTVTESQETSIINKDEKIYREGHADSSAEKYSAALNRLEKKVLYNKGKYNGALSKLERKVQLHKIFENGVSSSADASSFPDRSPVHGPRGPPSLKAVSVLENIKERTAPSKSPLNQVSCHERDLRSETKSMCLKMGVSHSPNTLSGQDLLSVNCAAAEKNRIHSERKSVEGEPCSDASGVGQKEVCSDESSNDSNNQRLEESVFLSERINSDLIKVYRCTFCSTYYLQYKSYQNHKKNCLTCPKCYLTFSSIIELYKHVTSKAHKEYFSFLEVCQWTQSQLRLYISRNEVYESNVEKSASLESDNQKEPSASVTDSSIGQSLSSGDEKQDVGTRSLPSVSACPDPATSVSACPDPATSVSACPDPATSVSACPDPATSVSACPDPATSVSACPDPATSVSACPDPATSVSACPDPATSVSACPDSATSTQENNESLSASQSMVGKKMLSKHGEEIGSPACNKETGKPKEENNNETVCMKKTKNGGGPDRPSDRKTVTNTSRSVSEEPRTGDTQQNKHFAQSLSQKGKSNKKVKEKQSTHKKAYPEKNLNREASKSKNVLSKTSQKIAKDCKSPQNKKSRTTEKAASGSEPENNWLKIEPLPRDKSSMQTDNGIVTSKSHIKKEKESLDRIPKKQQSNNKKLHRKQSSSRPLESKNACKDLSQGAEGSKSGKASPRKTQVSSAGSKPCHRTDSRINSSSSGEENSNSNNAVPSTIQTNHNQESGKSEKQRSVVTSGQTKKTLKRSHSFEESAPKSRKILMKVVGTSSDSVLSSRKIDVIPEDCPLCSNTIDFSACVFNTKTNHMSVWCQTCKGNIVFSPNA encoded by the coding sequence ATGAAAAGATATATAGAGAAGGCCATGCTGATAGCAGTGCAGAAAAATACAGTGCAGCACTTAACAGACTTGAGAAGAAAGTGctatataataaaggaaaatacaatGGGGCCCTCAGTAAACTAGAGAGGAAAGTCCAACTTCACAAGATATTTGAAAATGGTGTATCTTCTAGTGCTGATGCTTCTTCTTTCCCTGACAGAAGTCCTGTGCATGGACCACGAGGTCCCCCTTCATTGAAGGCTGTTTCTGTTcttgaaaatataaaggaaagaacaGCCCCATCAAAAAGTCCGCTGAATCAGGTTTCCTGTCATGAACGAGATCTTCGGTCTGAGACTAAAAGTATGTGTTTGAAAATGGGTGTTTCTCATAGTCCTAATACCCTTAGTGGTCAAGACTTACTGTCTGTGAACTGTGCAGCTGCTGAAAAGAATAGAATACACAGTGAAAGGAAATCTGTCGAAGGAGAGCCATGCAGTGATGCCAGTGGTGTGGGTCAGAAAGAAGTGTGTAGTGATGAAAGTAGTAATGATTCAAACAACCAAAGACTTGAAGAAAGTGTATTTCTTAGTGAAAGGATAAACAGTGATCTTATTAAAGTATACCGGTGCACTTTTTGCAGTACATACTATTTGCAGTACAAAAGTTATCAAAATCACAAGAAAAACTGTTTAACATGTCCAAAGTGTTACTTGACATTCTCTTCCATCATTGAGTTGTATAAACATGTCACAAGCAAAGCACACAAAGAGTACTTCAGTTTTTTAGAGGTGTGTCAGTGGACACAAAGTCAGTTAAGATTATACATATCCAGGAATGAAGTTTATGAAAGTAATGTTGAGAAGTCAGCATCACTCGAGTCAGACAATCAGAAGGAACCATCTGCATCAGTGACAGACTCAAGTATTGGGCAGAGTTTGTCTTCAGGTGATGAAAAACAAGATGTTGGCACCAGGTCATTGCCTAGTGTGTCAGCCTGTCCTGATCCTGCCACTAGTGTGTCAGCCTGTCCTGATCCTGCCACTAGTGTGTCAGCCTGTCCTGATCCTGCCACTAGTGTGTCAGCCTGTCCTGATCCTGCCACTAGTGTGTCAGCCTGTCCTGATCCTGCCACTAGTGTGTCAGCCTGTCCTGATCCTGCCACTAGTGTGTCAGCCTGTCCTGATCCTGCCACTAGTGTGTCAGCCTGTCCTGATCCTGCCACTAGTGTGTCAGCCTGTCCTGATTCTGCCACTTCAACACAGGAGAACAATGAGTCTCTCAGTGCATCGCAAAGTATGGTTGGAAAAAAGATGCTTTCCAAACACGGAGAAGAAATTGGTTCACCTGCATGCAATAAGGAAACTGGGAaacccaaggaagaaaataacaatgaaactgtatgcatgaaaaaaacaaaaaatggggGTGGTCCAGATAGGCCCTCAGACAGGAAGACAGTCACTAACACCTCCAGGTCAGTTTCAGAAGAGCCGAGGACTGGTGACACACAACAGAACAAACATTTTGCCCAAAGTCTTTCACAGAAAGGCAAAAGTAACAAAAAGGTTAAAGAGAAGCAAAGCACCCACAAAAAGGCATATCCTGAAAAAAATCTTAACAGGGAAGCATCAAAAAGCAAAAATGTTCTCAGCAAGACTTCACAGAAAATTGCAAAAGATTGCAAGTCACCACAGAATAAAAAAAGCAGGACCACTGAAAAAGCAGCAAGTGGCAGTGAGCCAGAAAACAATTGGTTAAAAATTGAACCATTACCTCGTGACAAGTCATCAATGCAAACAGATAATGGAATTGTCACATCTAAATCTCATatcaaaaaggaaaaggaatcacTAGACAGAATACCCAAAAAACAACAgagtaataataagaaactaCACAGAAAGCAGAGTAGCAGCCGGCCCCTGGAGAGCAAAAATGCTTGTAAGGATTTATCACAAGGGGCAGAAGGCAGTAAATCAGGGAAGGCTAGTCCCAGGAAGACCCAAGTTTCCTCTGCTGGGTCAAAACCTTGCCATCGTACAGATTCTCGGATAAACAGTAGCAGTTCTGGTGAAGAAAACAGTAATTCTAACAATGCAGTTCCCTCTACCATTCAAACTAATCATAACCAGGAAAGTGGAAAGTCAGAAAAACAAAGATCAGTGGTCACAAGTGGTCAGACAAAAAAAACTCTTAAAAGATCACATTCCTTTGAGGAATCAGCACCAAAATCCAGGAAAATCTTGATGAAAGTTGTGGGAACGTCATCAGACTCTGTATTGAGCTCCAGAAAAATTGATGTGATTCCAGAGGACTGTCCTCTTTGTTCAAACACAATAGATTTCAGTGCTTGCGTGTTCAACACAAAGACAAATCACATGTCAGTATGGTGTCAAACTTGCAAGGGTAATATTGTTTTCTCACCAAATGCCTGA